GGACCCCGACGTCATGGCGAGAGCCGCCGAGAAAGCCATGAGGTTCAACCCCGACATGATCGACCTCAACTTCGGCTGTCCCGCGAGAAAAATCGTCGGAAAGCAGGCCGGCTGCGCGTTGCTCAACAACCTCGCGCTCCTGCGGAAGATCGCTGCCGCCGTCGTTTCGGCAGTCGGAGTGCCGGTGACCGCCAAGATAAGGAGCGGCTGGGACGATAAGTCCATGAACGCTGACAGGGTCTCCGAGATGCTCGAGGACTGCGGCGTGAAGGCGGTGGCGGTACACGCGAGGTCGAGGGCCGACAAATTCAGCGGCAAAGCAGATTGGGAAGTGATCGCCCGCGTAAAGAGTTCGGTTAATATCCCGGTCATCGGAAACGGAGACGTGACGGCTCCCGAAGACGCGGCCAGGATGCTTGAAGAGACCGGGTGCGACGCCGTCATGATCGGCAGAGGGGCGCTCGGGAATCCGTGGATTTTCTCCCGCACCAGACATTTTCTGGCGACGGGCGAGCTGCCTGCGCCTCCGTCAGAAAAGGAGAGGCTTGAGTTTCTCCTGAGGCACATCGCACTGGCGGAGGAGAAAGCCCGCTGCGCACCTTCTCGGGCGACGAATCAGGCGACGAAAATCACTCCAGCCGTCCTGGCGAAGAGAGCCGCGGGCGGCTACACCGTGAACCGCGAGGTTGCCGACAACTGGTCCGCGCTTGCCATGAGAAAGCACGTAGGCTGGTACACCAGGGGTCTTCCTCAAAGCTGCAGGTTGAGGCAGGAGGCGAACCGCGCCACGTCTTTTGAGGAAACGCGCAAGCTTGTTGTCGCGTTTGCTTCCTCTCTCGGCGTGGAACTCAACGAGGCCTAGACGCATCGCCGTGCGCGTCTTCTTGCCGCGGGCAGCCTGTGCAACCAGGACGGCGGAGCGGAGCACAGATTATGTACACTGACAGACTCAGAGAGATGATGAGAAGGGTCCGGAGCGGTGAGCTGAGCGTGGATGCCGCACTGGCTGAGCTCAGGCATCTTCCGTTCGAGTCGCTCGAGGAGGCGACAATCGATCACCACAGAAGCCTCAGATGCGGATTTCCCGAAGTCGTCTTTTGCGGTGGAAAAAGCGAGAGGCAGATAGTGGCCATCGTCGAGAAAATGGTGGAGAAGGGTGAACCCGTGCTTGCGACAAGGGTAAAGCCCGGCGTGGCAAGTCGGCTTGCCAGGAGATTTCCGCACGCCGAGCACAACTCGCTTGCGCACACCGTCTTCATCCTCCGCGGAAAGCGAGAGAAGAAAGAAGGCCTCGTGTTGGTGGTCTCCGCCGGCACTTCGGACATTCCGGTCGCGGAAGAGGCATGCGTGACCGCCGAGGCCATGGGATGCAAGGTGGAGCGGCTTTTCGACGTGGGAATAGCGGGAATACACAGGATAATTTCGCACAGAAGGAAACTCTGGGATGCGGACGCGATTGTTGTCGCGGCAGGGATGGAAGGCGCGCTGGCCGGCGTCGTAGCCGGAATGACCGACAGACCAGTCGTGGCCGTGCCGACCAGCGTGGGCTACGGCGCGAGTTTCGGAGGCATCGCTGCGCTCCTGGGCATGCTCAACAGTTGCGCAGCCGGTGTCACGGTTGTGAACATCGACAACGGCTTTGGAGCAGGTTACGCCGCCGCTCTCGTGGCGCGAAGACAGACGGCCACGGGCGTAAAGACCCGGAAGGAAACCGGAGCGAAAGGTACTGGGACCAGGAAGCGCAAGGGTTGAAGTGTACGGAACAAGCCAAGAGCGAGAGGCGCACTGCAAAGGGCGATGAGGTCGGACGTATGAGACTTGCTTACCTCGATTGCTTTTCTGGAATAAGCGGAGACATGTTCGTGGCTGCGTTCCTCGATGCCGGAGTGGAGCTTGAGGAACTCAGGAGTTTCCTGGAATGTTTGCCCGTAGGAGGATGGAAGGTCTCCGCGACAAAGACAAAGAGAGGGCATTTCGCTGCCACGATGTTTCGAGTGAGCGTCGAGGAAGCCAAGAAAGAAAGGCGTCTCTCAGAGATTCTGGAGCT
This Candidatus Eisenbacteria bacterium DNA region includes the following protein-coding sequences:
- the dusB gene encoding tRNA dihydrouridine synthase DusB, producing the protein MKASERRSAQGRPNLSQQSSIQGRPSGRPGSNGPTIGSLTLDSRLVLAPLAGIADSTFRLLCKEKGASLVYTEMISADGLVRENAQTLALLSFSEAERYIAIQLFGADPDVMARAAEKAMRFNPDMIDLNFGCPARKIVGKQAGCALLNNLALLRKIAAAVVSAVGVPVTAKIRSGWDDKSMNADRVSEMLEDCGVKAVAVHARSRADKFSGKADWEVIARVKSSVNIPVIGNGDVTAPEDAARMLEETGCDAVMIGRGALGNPWIFSRTRHFLATGELPAPPSEKERLEFLLRHIALAEEKARCAPSRATNQATKITPAVLAKRAAGGYTVNREVADNWSALAMRKHVGWYTRGLPQSCRLRQEANRATSFEETRKLVVAFASSLGVELNEA
- the larB gene encoding nickel pincer cofactor biosynthesis protein LarB, producing MYTDRLREMMRRVRSGELSVDAALAELRHLPFESLEEATIDHHRSLRCGFPEVVFCGGKSERQIVAIVEKMVEKGEPVLATRVKPGVASRLARRFPHAEHNSLAHTVFILRGKREKKEGLVLVVSAGTSDIPVAEEACVTAEAMGCKVERLFDVGIAGIHRIISHRRKLWDADAIVVAAGMEGALAGVVAGMTDRPVVAVPTSVGYGASFGGIAALLGMLNSCAAGVTVVNIDNGFGAGYAAALVARRQTATGVKTRKETGAKGTGTRKRKG